ATCCAGAGTGTATTCAGCGGCATGTCGTTACTTCTGCGAACATCAATCTCGGATGAGATCAAGGAGGTCGTGTTTCGGGAAGAGAAGAACAATCTGGGCGGCTCCATCAAGTCGCTATCCGACAAGTATAACTTGTTCGAAGAGGAACAAAAGAAAATGAAACGTTCGAAATTCAGCGAGACCCGGCAGATGGTGGTCTACAAACAAATGCTGCTGAGTCTGCAAAAAGGCTACGAAGTGCTGGATTCGGTGGAACGCCACTATTTCCAGGCACCACGGACAACAGCAATGGATCAGTTTTTTGATTCTCATCTGGAACTGGTTATCAAATTCCATGAGCATGCATTGCTCAAGTTCGAGGATAAGCTGAAACCGAACGGGGAAGAGGCCGCACAGTTCGTACTGGATAATGACCGTTTCATGGAGCAGGCGATCACCCAGTTTGATATCGACAAGGAAGGGATGTTACGATTGTCGATCGTGGCTGCTGCAATCTATGATTACGGATATCAGTTGGAACGTCTGAATCGACTTGCCGAGCATGTGCATAGCTCTAGTGAAGACAAAGAATCACAGGACAAAATTTTAAATTGGCTAAAGTGGCCTTAGATGCGAATTGCATACTCGCTTCACGATCATATACAATGGAACTACAACATTGCCCGGACAATCGTGTCCGGGTTGTTTTGTCATACATACAGCTGAATGGCATGAATGAATTTTAACGAACTGAGGGATAGAGACATGATTATAGAGGCATTGGACGCTGAACTAATGGAGTGGTTGAGTGGGACAAATCTAGATCATAAACAGCACGAAGCCATGCAGCTGCTGACTGTATCTGAGGATCAGTGGCCGCATCAGGCGATGATTAGTATGGGGGAAGTGATTGCGCTAAATCCGCATCAGCTCAGACTGGCTCTATGGCAGGGTACACAGACCAGTATGAACATGAGCAAAACAGGCAAGGCTACCTTGATTGCGGTTCAAGGACATCGATTGCTGCATATCCGTATAGAAGTAGAATTGCTGCCTGAGATGAAGGGGGCTCTTCATCCGAGAGATCGTTTTGAAGCGCAGGTGCTCCAAGTACGTGTGGATCACGCGCCATATGCGGAGATCACTTCAGGAATAACCTTTCAATTAAAAGATGAACTTGGAGCGATTACACGTTGGCAAGAGACGATTGAGGAATTACGAAAGTAGGCATAAGCAGTTTTATCAGTTGAGGACCCAGTGATTGGGTAATAATGAAGAAGAAAACAACAAAAAACGCCTCCGCTTGCATCGGGACGTTGTCACTGGTACAATAAAAAATGGTTTTCAGAAAATTAGAACTAATTAACATATAATTAAAATGTTTACTTTCTAATAATTATACCATTGCCTTTTCGGGCTTGTCAAATGGGATTTTGAGGACACAATCCGGGGAAAGAGGGGCTATTAACATATGAGTACAGAGCAGCAGTGGAATGAGGAACAACAACGGGTCAATACGGTGACCGACCAGATTGAGCGCAAGATCACAACGTTAGAAGCTGAAGTCGGTTCCTTCCGGGACGAAGTGGTTGGAATGAGAAAAGACTTCTGGGACGAAGTCACAATGAACTTTAGCGAAGCGGACGATGTGGGGGAAACTTCAACCAGCATGCGGCAGCAGTCGCAGGTACTGTCCGATCGGGAGCGTAGCCATCTCAATACAGCGGCTGCCCTGGACAAAATGAAACGACTGCATCATTCGCCGTATTTTGGCCGTATTGATTTCAAAGAAGATGGATATCCAAATGCAGAACGCATTTATCTGGGCATTGCCTCGTTGCTGGATGAGAAGGAAGAATCTTTTCTGGTCTACGACTGGCGTGCGCCAATCTCTAACCTGTATTATGATGGAGCACCCGGTCCGATCACATATCATACACCAAGCGGGGAGATCAGCGGTGATATAGAAATGAAGCGGCAGTTTGTCATTCGGGACGGACGTATTCGCTTCATGTTTGACACGGGAGTTACGATTGGTGATGAGTTGTTGCAGGCTGTGCTTAGTCGAACTTCGGATGCACAGATGAAGAGTATTGTAGCGACCATTCAGAAGGAGCAGAACCGGATTATTCGCAATGACCGGACACGTATGCTCATTGTGCAAGGCGCAGCTGGCAGTGGCAAAACATCCGCGGCGCTCCAGCGTGTGGCCTATCTTCTCTATAAATATCGCGAGCATCTGCAAGCGGATCAGATGGTTCTTTTTTCACCGAATCCAATGTTCAACAGTTATGTCTCCACGGTACTGCCTGAGCTTGGGGAGGAAAACATGTTGCAAACGACCTTCCAGGAGTATCTGGAGCGCCGTTTGGGTCGTGAATATCAACTGGAAGATCCGTTTATTCAGCTCGAATATGTACTTACGGGAACGGAAGATCCCGATTATGATGTTCGCATGTCCAGCATTCGGTTCAAGTCATCGGAATCTTTCCTGAAAGTCATTACGCGTTATAAAGAAAGCATGCTGTCAGGTGGCATGAAATTCAAGCCGGTTCGCTTCCAGGGCCGAGCAATTGTCACGTCAGAGGCTATGGCTGAGAAATTCTACAGTTTCGAGTCATCCGTTAAGCTGGTGAGCCGACTGGAGATGTTGCGAGACTGGATGCTAAAAGAACTGTCTGCCTTTGGTAAAGGTGAACTGGATGCGCCTTGGGTCGATCAGCAGCTTGATCTGATGGAGCCGGAGGATCTGCAACGTGCATACCAACGGTTAAAGCGCAAGCAAAAAGGAAAGACGCATACGTTTAATGACTTCGAGCAGGAAAGAGAAATTCTGGCACGTATGGTGGTCAGTGACCGACTCAAACCGTTGCGAAAATGGATCAAGTCCTTACGATTCGTTGATATAAGACAATTATATGCACATCTGTTCAACGATCAGGGTCAGATGGTGCGACTACTGGGTAACGAAGCGTTGCCTGCCCAATGGGATGAAATCTGTAGAATGACTTTACGCAGATTGAAGCTCCAGGAGTTGGCATACGAAGATATTACGCCATACTTGTACCTGCGTGAGCTCATGCTTGGATTCCATATTAACTCCAATATTCGTCATGTCATTATTGATGAAGCCCAGGATTATTCTGCGTTTCAGTTGGCATTTATGAAGAGATTGTTCCCTCGGGCGAAAATAACAGCACTCGGTGACTTCAATCAGGCAATCTATGCCCACTCTTCAGTCCTTAGTGGAACAGGACCTTTGACTAACCTGTACGGTCCAGATTATACAGAGGTAATTGAGCTGACCAGGAGCTATCGTTCTACCCGGGAGATCGTGGAGTTTACCCGTGGCATGGTGCCTGGTGGGGAAGAGATTATTCCATTTAACCGTAGCGGCGAGAAGCCTAAAGTTATCGTTTCTTCTGATTCCAAGCGTCATATGAACGTCATCACGACAGACCTCAAGCACTTGATTGAGGAAGGGTATGAATCAGTAGCAGTGATCTGCAAGACCGCCGAAGAGAGCAGAGAGGTGCATGCTGCATTGAGCAAGATACTGCCCACAGCACCGAAGTTAATCAAGAAAACGACGCTGGCTTTTGAACAGGGTGTTCATGTCATCCCGGCGTATCTGGCCAAAGGTGTGGAATTCGATGCTGTCCTGATCTATGACGGCTCTGCGGAGCAGTACGCCCATGAGCATGAACGCAAATTGTTCTACACGGCTTGTACGCGAGCGATGCATCTGCTGCACGTTTACTGCGTCGGCACACCGAGTCCGTTCATTACCTCGCAGTCGGAAGAATGGTATGATCTTGGCAAGGTGTCTGCTGCGCAAGTGGACTGACATATCACGTTCATGTGCATGAAGAAGGCTTCCGTTCAGTGGAACGGGAGTCTTTCTGTATATGATACATATATCGGGAAGAAGCTAACTTCGCGAGGGAAGTATACATGATGTGGTTCCAGCCATATAGGTAATCGTATGGAATGAAAATACCTAACGTGAATTCGTAAGGATTGGGTTCTGTGGATAAATGTGACTCCATAATTTGTATTCAAGCACAATGGATGTTATTTTTCTTTACACATGAGGTCTGGACTCATATAATCGTAACAATATATTTTTTTTGGATCGTTTATTAAAGGAGGCAACAATATGAACAAATCATCTTTTGAACGGCCGCTTATGGCCGATTGTGTACCGGATCTGGTCGCTACAGCCCGGGGAGATATGCCAGCGACTTTGGTCATTCGGGGAGGCACGCTGGTAAACGTGATATCGGGTGAGATTTTGCCTGAGATGTCCATAGCTGTTCAAGGAGCTCGAATTGCTTATGTTGGTAAAGATGTAAGCCACACGATCGGAGAACATACCCGGATTATTGAAGCGAACGGCAAGTATATCGCTCCTGGTTTGCTGGATGGACACTGCCATATTGAAAGCACACAGATGAAAGTAACCGAGTTTGCGAGAGCGGTATTGCCTTCAGGCACGACGGGAGGTTTCTTTGACCCGCATGAGATCTCCAACGTGCTTGGTCTCAAAGGTCTGAGACTGATGCTGGATGAAGCGCGGACCACACCGATGGCTGCTTATATGCAGGTGGCTTCCTGTGTGCCTTCCACCCATCCAGGACTGGAGACAACCGGTGCTTATATCGGGCCTGAAGAGGTAGCTGAGGCTCTTTCCTGGGGTCCGGACATGATTGGCCTTGGGGAAGTGATGAACTTCCCTGGTGTCGTTTACGGGGACGAGACGATGATTGGTGAGATTCAGGCGACCCTCCGGGCTGGCAAAGTGGCAGATGGTCACTTCACCTGGGCAGCAGATGATTGGCGTTTGCCGGCGTACGCAGCGAGTGGAGTTACGGGGGATCATGAATGTGTGACCAAGGAAGATGTGGTCGAACGTCTGCGACTCGGGATGTATGCGAAGATGCGTCAAGGTTCGGCATGGCATGATGTGGCGGAGACCATCAAAGCCTGTACGGAGCTTGGACTGGATACACGCCGGATGATGCTGGTGACCGATGACCGAAGTTCTGAATCCCTGCTCAAAGAAGGACATATGGACTTTGTGGTTCGTCTCGCAATCTCCCAAGGTGTGAAGCCGGTCACGGCTTTCCAGATGGCAACCATTAACACAGCTGAGCGCTTTGGTGTTGCACGCGACATTGGTGCGGTTATTCCGGGCAATATAGCCGATATTATTCTGCTGGACGGCCGGCTGGCGGATGTACGTGTGGGCATGACGATTGCTGCCGGGCAAGTTGTGGCCGAGAACGGGAAAATGACGGCGGTCTGGGACAGCTTCACGTATCCGGAGGAAGCGCTGAACACGGTGAAGTTGGAAGCTAATATTCAGCCAGAAGATCTGGAACTTGCTGCACCGATTACAGAGGGTACGATTGGTGCCAAAATCATTCATGTGACAGAGAACCATGTGGATACGAAAGAGAAACACCTGCCTGTCACCGTAGAGAACGGCAAGGTTGTAGTTTCAACTTCAGGGGAAGTGTGCAAAATTGCGGTATTGGAGCGTCACAAACAAACCGGGAATCGGGCGGTTGCGCTTGTTGGAGGCATCGGCTTCACATCACCTGCAGCGATTGCGATGACGGTTGCTCATGATAGTCACAATCTGTTAATTATAGGTAATGATGATGCCCTGATGGCCGAAGCCGGTAACCGCGTCATTCGGATGCAAGGTGGGGTAGCTGTAATAACAGCAGCAGGTGTAACTGAGTTCCCACTGCGGATTGCAGGTTTGATGTCAACCGAGTCTTTCGAAGTCGTTGCAGCCCAATCGGCAGCAATCAGTGAAGCTTTACAGTCCGCAGGATGTACGTTGAATAATGCGTTCATGACCCTTTCCTTGCTCGCGCTGGTAGTGATTCCAGAATTACGGTTGTCCGACAAGGGGCTTGTGCGGATCTCGGCAGAAGGTATTGAACTGGTTTCCCTTTTCGATGAAGTGGTTGACAGTACACCAGTAGTTCCATCGGGTAATGAAGGATAGATTTATCGACTACAGCTCAATTAAATGGATATACATGCAAAGCCGCCTTAGGGCGGTTTTTTTGTGCGTTTTGGGAGAAAACGCTTTCTAGGTCTTCTGGATCTTTGTATGCATATGGCAATAATGACTCAAGTCGCGCTGAAATAAGGGTCAATTTAGAAAACAGTGAATAATTGTGACTTTTGAACTATACATACAGAACTACGAATTCCCGAAATATAGTTATATGATTCTTTCGTCGTAAGTCTTAAAGATGATATTGCATATAGAAGCAATCCAAATTCGTCGTACTTAATAAGTATCCATTAAATGAATATGAAACGACACAATTTCATCCAGATTTGCACGTCAGAGCTGATAACTTCAGAGGGAGTGTACAAATATGAAAAGCAAAAGGGGTTACCGTTTTATCGTATTACTATGTTGTTTGATCCTGTGTGCGAGTACAGCCTGTTCTTCCAAAGCCATTGCGGATGGGTCAGTCGACAGTTATGCAACGATTTATGGGAAACTTGATGCACCGGTGAGAGCGACATGGGTGTGGGATACGACCCAGATCCGAAGTAATCCTCAAGAGGTGTTAAATTACGCTACAGCGAACAAGATCAATACGATCTATCTGCAGATGAACCGGGATATTAAAATTCCTGAGTATAAAAGTTTTATCCGCCAGGCGAGAGCCAAGAACATTGCGGTTGACGTCATGGATGGAAGATCAGCCTGGGGGTTGACGGAAAGTCGGGAGCAGATTGCATCTTTCCTGGACTGGATTGAGGATTATCAGGCGCAGGCGTTGTCCAATGAGAAATTTGCTGGTATTCATCTGGATATTGAGCCACATGTTCACCCACAATGGAAAACCAATCAGGCCAGTGTGATTACCCAGTGGCAAGGGAATGTGGAGTACATCGTTGAACGAGCATCCCGCATGAAGATGCCGGTAGCGGCTGATCTGCCTTTCTGGCTCGATAACTACAAAATTCCGGGTTCAACAATGGCCGTAAGCAGCTGGATGATTCGCAAGTTTGATTCCATCACCATTATGGCTTACCGCGATACAGCTGCTGCAATCTATAGTGTAGCGAAGGATGAACTTGCAGAAGCAGCTCTGCTCGGCAAGACGATCTCAATCGCCGTGGAAACAAAGCAAAGCAAGGAAGGCGACTTCATTACTTTTTATGAAGAGGGATCTGCTTATATGGAAGCGCAATTGAAGTTGGTCGAAAAAATGGCTTCAGTACATGCGTCCTTTAACGGTTTCTCTGTACATGAGTACACTTCGTGGAAGACGCTGAAAAAGTGAGACATCAATGAATAAAGAAGGTGCTTGCAGCTGAAGAGCTGTGAGCACCTTCTTCTTCTATTATACCTGAACCAAGGCAGATTCCATGGCCACATTCTCATAGAACATTTTGCGATATTGTGATGGTGTGGTGGCTTTATGCTTTTTAAATGTAGTGATGAAGTAGCTTAGATGCTCAAAACCCACATCCATGGCGATATCAACAATTTTGTGATCCGTATTTTCAAGCTGAACGCAGGCCTGT
The window above is part of the Paenibacillus sp. 1781tsa1 genome. Proteins encoded here:
- a CDS encoding aromatic acid exporter family protein encodes the protein MSFGARVLKTGIAVTLALYLSSLFLNPQSPVPAAIAAIFAMQPSIYRSWKYFLDQLQTTTLGAIVALVGGMVLSNEPIAVGLIIVLVIMICLKLNMGETVGLTLVTVVSIMEASGDWHFALNRFLLTLVGIVSAFLINITVFPPKPKIQFVRQIQSVFSGMSLLLRTSISDEIKEVVFREEKNNLGGSIKSLSDKYNLFEEEQKKMKRSKFSETRQMVVYKQMLLSLQKGYEVLDSVERHYFQAPRTTAMDQFFDSHLELVIKFHEHALLKFEDKLKPNGEEAAQFVLDNDRFMEQAITQFDIDKEGMLRLSIVAAAIYDYGYQLERLNRLAEHVHSSSEDKESQDKILNWLKWP
- a CDS encoding pyridoxamine 5'-phosphate oxidase family protein, giving the protein MIIEALDAELMEWLSGTNLDHKQHEAMQLLTVSEDQWPHQAMISMGEVIALNPHQLRLALWQGTQTSMNMSKTGKATLIAVQGHRLLHIRIEVELLPEMKGALHPRDRFEAQVLQVRVDHAPYAEITSGITFQLKDELGAITRWQETIEELRK
- a CDS encoding adenine deaminase — encoded protein: MNKSSFERPLMADCVPDLVATARGDMPATLVIRGGTLVNVISGEILPEMSIAVQGARIAYVGKDVSHTIGEHTRIIEANGKYIAPGLLDGHCHIESTQMKVTEFARAVLPSGTTGGFFDPHEISNVLGLKGLRLMLDEARTTPMAAYMQVASCVPSTHPGLETTGAYIGPEEVAEALSWGPDMIGLGEVMNFPGVVYGDETMIGEIQATLRAGKVADGHFTWAADDWRLPAYAASGVTGDHECVTKEDVVERLRLGMYAKMRQGSAWHDVAETIKACTELGLDTRRMMLVTDDRSSESLLKEGHMDFVVRLAISQGVKPVTAFQMATINTAERFGVARDIGAVIPGNIADIILLDGRLADVRVGMTIAAGQVVAENGKMTAVWDSFTYPEEALNTVKLEANIQPEDLELAAPITEGTIGAKIIHVTENHVDTKEKHLPVTVENGKVVVSTSGEVCKIAVLERHKQTGNRAVALVGGIGFTSPAAIAMTVAHDSHNLLIIGNDDALMAEAGNRVIRMQGGVAVITAAGVTEFPLRIAGLMSTESFEVVAAQSAAISEALQSAGCTLNNAFMTLSLLALVVIPELRLSDKGLVRISAEGIELVSLFDEVVDSTPVVPSGNEG
- the helD gene encoding RNA polymerase recycling motor HelD, which codes for MSTEQQWNEEQQRVNTVTDQIERKITTLEAEVGSFRDEVVGMRKDFWDEVTMNFSEADDVGETSTSMRQQSQVLSDRERSHLNTAAALDKMKRLHHSPYFGRIDFKEDGYPNAERIYLGIASLLDEKEESFLVYDWRAPISNLYYDGAPGPITYHTPSGEISGDIEMKRQFVIRDGRIRFMFDTGVTIGDELLQAVLSRTSDAQMKSIVATIQKEQNRIIRNDRTRMLIVQGAAGSGKTSAALQRVAYLLYKYREHLQADQMVLFSPNPMFNSYVSTVLPELGEENMLQTTFQEYLERRLGREYQLEDPFIQLEYVLTGTEDPDYDVRMSSIRFKSSESFLKVITRYKESMLSGGMKFKPVRFQGRAIVTSEAMAEKFYSFESSVKLVSRLEMLRDWMLKELSAFGKGELDAPWVDQQLDLMEPEDLQRAYQRLKRKQKGKTHTFNDFEQEREILARMVVSDRLKPLRKWIKSLRFVDIRQLYAHLFNDQGQMVRLLGNEALPAQWDEICRMTLRRLKLQELAYEDITPYLYLRELMLGFHINSNIRHVIIDEAQDYSAFQLAFMKRLFPRAKITALGDFNQAIYAHSSVLSGTGPLTNLYGPDYTEVIELTRSYRSTREIVEFTRGMVPGGEEIIPFNRSGEKPKVIVSSDSKRHMNVITTDLKHLIEEGYESVAVICKTAEESREVHAALSKILPTAPKLIKKTTLAFEQGVHVIPAYLAKGVEFDAVLIYDGSAEQYAHEHERKLFYTACTRAMHLLHVYCVGTPSPFITSQSEEWYDLGKVSAAQVD